From Nematostella vectensis chromosome 14, jaNemVect1.1, whole genome shotgun sequence, a single genomic window includes:
- the LOC125559773 gene encoding fibropellin-1-like has product MTSADNKTFTFVATDECNANDTTAITLMAQFCPCQNGGTCYPHPYYPRGSGQYECACPKGFNGSRCEINIDECQSNLCVNGSCVDGVAGYTCKCDAGFEGRLCDVKISNCSEDSCYPGVNCTEDPSGFVCGPCPVGLSGNGKTCIVLATKPPTTSESATSTVLVTKLATATKRVTLAVSSNELPTPTKRVTSDDE; this is encoded by the exons ATGACGTCTGCAGACAACAAGACGTTCACATTCGTAGCGACAGATGAGTGCAATGCTAACGATACAACCGCGATTACTCTTATGGCGCAATTTTGCCCATGCCAAAACGGAGGAACATGCTATCCCCATCCCTACTACCCTAGGGGGTCTGGCCAGTACGAATGCGCGTGCCCGAAAGGATTCAATGGAAGTCGCTGCGAAATTAACATTGATGAATGCCAGTCGAACCTTTGTGTCAACG GTTCCTGTGTCGATGGTGTCGCCGGCTACACTTGTAAGTGCGATGCTGGATTCGAGGGTCGACTTTGCGATGTGAAAATCTCGAACTGCTCTGAAGACTCGTGTTATCCTGGTGTCAACTGTACCGAAGACCCGAGTGGTTTTGTCTGTGGTCCGTGTCCTGTAGGTTTATCAGGAAATGGAAAAACGTGCATAG TACTAGCGACCAAGCCTCCGACGACTTCAGAGAGCGCTACCTCAACAG TATTGGTGACCAAGCTTGCAACCGCAACGAAGAGAGTCACTTTGGCAG tatcTTCAAACGAGCTTCCAACGCCAACGAAAAGAGTTACTTCAGATGATGAATGA
- the LOC125559774 gene encoding uncharacterized protein LOC125559774, whose protein sequence is MSSSACNALAVNQNSCRRNFIVVYRAANDNRENYFRSIYHRAANDNGENYFKSIFKRAANDNGESSFESFISVDRPANVTGEGYFRRNELSDKRTKEYNDLQTSLEKEFQATYKNDADFQRVNIESFSKGSVIAKFKLFFKTEKKVPLGPLADELKDGKLGDINADPNSLKILRPQEKEQEESSQTEIVVIAVVVVIVAVLVAVACCILFRRKYYYYDLKKKSRKPPEKDPERHTYENPEYCDIPELENNYEGVTKPAPHYEIISPSLPKNHVVPGEGLEAKNHTYEELKAAKPIYQTLTPGVSQEEQQNKPSSQAKARHSVYHNAGFQN, encoded by the exons ATGTCGTCATCAGCCTGCAATGCACTAGCTGTGAACCAGAATTCTTGCAGGCGCAA CTTCATCGTCGTTTACCGAGCTGCCAACGACAACAGAGAAAATTACTTCCGAAG tATCTACCACCGAGCTGCCAACGACAACGGAGAGAATTACTTCAAAAG tatcTTCAAACGAGCTGCCAACGACAACGGAGAGAGCTCCTTCGAAAG CTTCATCAGCGTCGACCGACCTGCCAACGTCACCGGAGAGGGTTACTTCAGAAG AAATGAGCTGTCTGATAAAAGAACTAAAGAGTACAACGACTTGCAAACGTCTTTGGAAAAAGAG TTTCAGGCAACCTACAAGAATGATGCAGATTTCCAGAGAGTCAACATTGAATCGTTCAG CAAAGGAAGTGTTATAGCCAAGTTTAAGCTATTTTTCAAAACTGAGAAGAAGGTCCCACTTGGACCTTTGGCAGATGAACTCAAGGATGGGAAGCTTGGTGACATCAACGCAGATCCGAACTCGCTTAAGATCTTAC GCCCCCAAGAGAAAGAACAAGAAGAATCTTCTCAGACCGAAATTGTGGTAATCGCTGTGGTTGTGGTCATTGTTGCTGTTCTAGTGGCTGTCGCTTGCTGTATACTGTTCCGTCGTAAATACTACTACTACGACTTGAAAAAGAAATCTCGCAAGCCACCAGAGAAGGACCCTGAACGCCACACATACGAGAATCCCGAGTACTGTGACATCCCTGAGCTGGAAAACAACTACGAAGGCGTCACCAAGCCCGCACCTCATTACGAGATCATATCGCCAAGCCTTCCAAAGAATCACGTTGTACCGGGAGAAGGGCTTGAAGCTAAAAATCACACATACGAGGAGCTTAAGGCAGCCAAACCGATCTATCAGACCCTGACACCTGGAGTATCACAAGAAGAACAACAGAACAAACCCTCTTCTCAGGCAAAAGCTCGCCATAGCGTTTATCATAACGCTGGTTTTCAAAACTAG